In Schistocerca piceifrons isolate TAMUIC-IGC-003096 chromosome 9, iqSchPice1.1, whole genome shotgun sequence, the following proteins share a genomic window:
- the LOC124716714 gene encoding cuticle protein 16.5-like translates to YAATPAVAAPLVAKAAFAAPAAYAAPAAYAAPAAYAAAPAVAAPLVAKAAFAAPAAYAAAPAVAAPLVAKAAFAAPAAYAAAPAVAAPLVAKAAFTAPAAYAAPAAYAAAPAFAHYAYYG, encoded by the coding sequence tacgCCGCCACTCCGGCGGTCGCTGCTCCGCTGGTGGCCAAGGCCGCCTTCGCCGCTCCCGCAGCCTATGCGGCACCCGCCGCCTACGCCGCTCCCGCTGCCTACGCCGCAGCCCCCGCAGTCGCTGCCCCACTAGTAGCGAAGGCAGCCTTCGCCGCCCCTGCCGCCTACGCTGCAGCGCCTGCAGTGGCGGCCCCCTTGGTTGCCAAGGCAGCcttcgccgcccccgccgcctacgCTGCAGCCCCCGCAGTAGCCGCTCCACTGGTGGCTAAGGCCGCCTTCACCGCCCCCGcagcctacgccgcccccgctgccTACGCGGCTGCTCCCGCGTTCGCACACTATGCCTACTATGGCTAG